Within the Drosophila miranda strain MSH22 chromosome Y unlocalized genomic scaffold, D.miranda_PacBio2.1 Contig_Y2_pilon, whole genome shotgun sequence genome, the region TGACCTGTCTCAAAAGCACACATTCCCTCTGACACCCGTATAGGTTTGCAAAGAGCTACTTCCACAACAAGCCAGCACCGTTCGAGAAAAGCCAAAGTAATTCCAGCAGTGTCCCCAGCAAAAGGGCAAAGAACGCAAAGGCCAGCCAAAAGTTAGATGAACTGGAGCTCTTGAAATGTTGCTACCAGTTGCTGCGAAGTGACACATCCTACTTCCGTGAGTTGTGGGACTGGTCCGGCTTCATTGCCACCTACTCGCACCTCGAGACCCCCAGCCCGATGATACAACTCTACTGCAACTACATCATGACCATGCTCACGAATATGAGCCCAACACAGCGGAATGCCCAAAATGCCAAGATATCCACAGAAGCACAGCTCCGATTTGAACGCGAGAAGGAGCAGTCATGGGCCGTAGCCAGGCAGGACGAGGGCTGCTGCTATTCTCCCGAAGACGAAACGCCTGAACAGATGCTGAGCCTGAGCCTCAACCAGAGTGTGACCAACATTGAGGGCGTACTCTTGCCGACATTCAACAAGAAGAATCAGGAATTCTATGCAAGCACTGACGGCTGCTACGATCGCATTGTAAAGGTGGATTCGACGGTTGTAAATCTGCGGAGCATTGCCCTCGGCGTCGCAGCGGCCAAGCCGATTTGCCTCTCCGGTCCTGTGGGCTGTGGCAAGACGACGCTTATTGAGTATCTGGCCCGCAAGACGGGACGCATTTGCCCCAAGCCCAAGGAGATTGACACTCGCGAAAAGGCGCTGCGAAAGGCTGAAGAGGAGGACAAATTGTTGAcaccaaaaaaagaaaaaagggTAAAGAAAAGAAGCGAAAACTGGAGGACGACCTTCCCATCGACCAGGCATTGCTGGATCTGGGTGAAATGTCGCAAAAGCATGGCTTTCTACGGATACAGCTGGGCGACCAGACCGACAGCAAAATGCTATTGGGCCAATATCGCTGCACAGATGTGCCTGGGGAATTCGTTTGGCTTCCTGGTGTCCTCACGCAGGTGAGAAGGAATTGATTAAATTGAACGAGGGTTCTATTATATGAATGATTATTTGCACTTTTAGGATGTCATGCATGGCTACTGGCTGTTGCTGGAGGATCTGGATGCCGCCACCCAAGACACCTATACAATTCTGAGCAGCTTGCTGGAGAGGCCGTGCCTGAGCGTTCCCGGCTTTCGCGACTCTGTGAAGATTGAGCCAGGCTTTCAATTGTTTGTCACAGTGCGGTAAGAGTCCATGGAGCATTCAAAGCATCTTTATCCTAAACATTTTCTCTGTTTTAGGACCAACAAATCGGCCAGCAATTCGGGACATAAATCGCTCTATTCGCTGCTGGATAAATATCTGTATACGATCAACGTTTTGCCGCTTTCCCGCAACGAGCTGTGCAAGGTGGTCAGCACCAACTATCCCAAGCTGGCGACCGTCGCCAATCGAGTGGTGGACGTGTTCCTTACCTTCTCCAGTGGCAATCACATGGCCGCCGACAATCTGCGTCAGCAGGATTCGAACGACAAGGCGGACAACACGGAGAAGTACGTGGCGCTGCCCTTTAAGCAGGTCACACTCTCATCCAGTCCCAACTCGGGCCGCCTGGTCTCGACCCGTGATCTGGTCAAGCTGTGCCGCCAGCGTTCGAATGCCGAGTTCTCGGTGACCAGCGCCGAGTGTGCCTACTTTGTGTTCCAGAATGCCGTCGATGTATTCTGTTCGTATCTGCCGCAGAGTAGGGAGAAGATCACGCTGATCACGAAACTAACCGAGCAGACCAGGAGGGCCATCGGCCAGACCAGCGTCAAGCGTGCCACCTTCTCGTTTACACGTCTCGCCAGCTGCATCTTGGAACGGATTGCCGTCTGTGTGAGCCACTCGGAGCCCGTGCTGCTGGTGGGGGAGACGGGTGTGGGCAAGACCTCCTCCGTGCAGTATCTGGCCGAGCGCACCGAACACAAGCTGGTCGTCGTGAACATGAACAACCAGTCGGATGTCTCGGATCTCGTGGGCGGATTCAAGCCCTTCGAACTCAACTACGTGCACTTGCTCTGCGAGACCTTCAATGCCGAGAAGAACATGCAGTTCCTCCGGATCTTTGCCACGCATTACAACAGCGGCCGGCACAGTGTCATCATACGCACTATGATCAGCCTGTGCTATCAGGTGTTCAGGAACACGGATCTAAAGAGCCAACAGATGGTGCCGCGTTGGCGCACGCTTTGCGAGAAGCTGCAGAAGCTGCAGACACAGCTGGACAAGAGCATTAACATTTCGTTTGCCTTCATACCCGGTTCCCTGGTGAACTGCATCAGCAAAGGCGAATGGGTGCTGCTGGACGAGATCAATTTGGCATCGGCCGAGACCCTGGAATGCCTGTCGACCATCCTAGAGCCAGAGGGATCGGTTGTGCTGCTGGAGCGGGGCGATTTCATGCCCGTCAAGCGGCATCCGGACTTTCGCATCTTCGCCTGCATGAACGCCAACACGGACATTGGCAAGAAGGATCTGTCCGTGGGCATACGCAATCGATTTACCGAATTCTTTGTGGACGAACTGACGACGGACGCGTACCTCAGTCTGCTGGTGAGTGACTATTTGGCCAACACGGGCATCCAGCGGAAGTCCGTGCACAGCATGGTCCAGCTCTACAAGTCACTGCGTCGCCTCTCCGAGCACCAGCTGAACGATGGCCTGTGCAATCGTCCCGTCTACTCTTTGCGCACCCTGTGCCGCAGTCTGCGCATCTGTGTTCGGAATCTGTGCGGCTCCATTGAGCGGAATCTGTACGAGAGCTTCTGCCTGAGTTTTCTCAGCCAGCTGGATCCGGAGTCGCATCatgtggtgctgctgccccgATTGGGAGAGAACTATCTACAGTTCGAGGGCTACTGGATACAGCTGGGGGGCCTGGAGCAGCAGTCCTGCTCCCACTACATCCTCACGAAGAGCGTCCAAAAGAATCTGCAAGATCTCGCGCGCATCATATCGATTGGCAAGCTGCCCATCCTGCTCCGGGGACCCACCAGTGCCGGCAAGACTAGTCTTATCGACTACGTGGCCCGCCGAAGTGGCAATCGCTGTCTGCGCATCAACAACCACGAGCATACCGACCTTCAGGAGTACATTGGCACCTATGCGGCCGATCTGGAGGGCAAGCTCACTTTCCAGGAGGGTGTCCTCGTGCAGGCCATGCGTCAGGGTTAATGGATCATCTTAGACGAACTGAATCTGGCCTCCACCGACATTCTGGAAGCGCTCAATCGCGTGCTGGACGACAATCGAGAGCTTTACATTGCCGAGACGCAGACACTAGTGAAAGCACATCCGAATTTTATGCCATTCGCCAAGACCCTTTCGCGTGCCTTCAAGAACCGCTTCATTGAGCTGCACTTTGCAGATTATCCACGCGTGGAACTGGAAACCATACTCGAGAAGCGGTGCCTCATCCCGCCCTCGTACGCCCGGAAGATGGTCCAGTGCATGACGCAGCTGCAGCACCACCGAAAAAACACCTCCAAGCAGGTGTTTACACTGCGCGACCTCTTCCGCTGGGGCAACCGATACACGCACGCGGACAAGTCGCTGCACGATGATCCCCGATACGACTGGAATCAGCATCTCGTCGAGGAGGGATACCTGGTGCTGCCCGCGAAAGTGCGGACCTCCGACGAGCACCAGTTGATCGAGCGGACGCTGCACTCGAACTTCAAGAAGACCATCGACCATCAGTTGCTCTTCGACATCCAAACGGCGAGCGAGAGCTGCTCCCCCGTGAGTAGGCGCATCCTGCAGGCCATACGCAACTTCAAGCTGCGCGGCGACATCGTGCGGACGAGGAATATGACGCGCATGAGCCTGTGCTGCTCGTGGGTCCCACGGGCTGTGGCAAGACCACTGTCTGCCAGCTCCTGGCCAGCATAGCCGATGTCCAGCTGCGGATACTGAACTGTCACATGCACACGGAGGCATTCCTGGGCGGTCTGCGACCCTGTCGCGGCCAGGATAACACGCAGCAATAAGGAACTCTCGCCCGCACTCCGGAATCGCTTCACCGAGATCTGGTGCCTGCCCTCCGACAACAAGGCGGACCTCATCGAGATCGCCCACAACTGCATGCGACAGGACAACGGATCCAGCCGCAAAGTGGCCGAGTACCTGGTGGAAATAGTCCTCCACATGCGCCAATCGAACGACAAGTTTATGTTCTCAGTGACATCCTCGCGTGGGCCAACTACATTGCGAGCAATCGGCACCTAAGCTTCGCCGAGCGGGCCATCTTTGGGCTGGAGACCATCTTCCTGGACGCCCTGAAAATGCTGCTTCACGAGCCCCAGGCCCAGGTGGAGCAGCTGAAGCGACGTATCATCGAGGAGGCCATCAAGCAGGCTGCTCTGATCCTAGACGAGCACTTCACCCTTGAGGATGTGACCCTGAAGCGGGGCGATCAAGTGGAGATGGACGCCGGTAACTTTGGCCTGCGACCCTTCTACATTGCTGTGAACCTGGAGCGCTCATCGCCCGCCAAGCAGGATGCCCCCTTCTTCTTTGATGCCCCCACCACCAAGCAGAATCTATTCCGGCTGCTGTCGGCGCTCTAACTGCAGAAGCCCGTGCTGCTGGAGGGGCCGCCGGGCGTTGGCAAGACATCGATTGTGGAGAGCATCGCAGCGGCCATTGGCTATCAGATTGTGCGCATCAATCTGTGTGAGCACACAGATCTGGCCGATCTCTTTGGCACCGATCTGCCAGCCGAGGATAATTTGCTCGAATTCAGCAGACAGGAGGCGTCGAAGGCCGCCA harbors:
- the LOC117192179 gene encoding midasin-like; translation: MSQKHGFLRIQLGDQTDSKMLLGQYRCTDVPGEFVWLPGVLTQDVMHGYWLLLEDLDAATQDTYTILSSLLERPCLSVPGFRDSVKIEPGFQLFVTVRTNKSASNSGHKSLYSLLDKYLYTINVLPLSRNELCKVVSTNYPKLATVANRVVDVFLTFSSGNHMAADNLRQQDSNDKADNTEKYVALPFKQVTLSSSPNSGRLVSTRDLVKLCRQRSNAEFSVTSAECAYFVFQNAVDVFCSYLPQSREKITLITKLTEQTRRAIGQTSVKRATFSFTRLASCILERIAVCVSHSEPVLLVGETGVGKTSSVQYLAERTEHKLVVVNMNNQSDVSDLVGGFKPFELNYVHLLCETFNAEKNMQFLRIFATHYNSGRHSVIIRTMISLCYQVFRNTDLKSQQMVPRWRTLCEKLQKLQTQLDKSINISFAFIPGSLVNCISKGEWVLLDEINLASAETLECLSTILEPEGSVVLLERGDFMPVKRHPDFRIFACMNANTDIGKKDLSVGIRNRFTEFFVDELTTDAYLSLLVSDYLANTGIQRKSVHSMVQLYKSLRRLSEHQLNDGLCNRPVYSLRTLCRSLRICVRNLCGSIERNLYESFCLSFLSQLDPESHHVVLLPRLGENYLQFEGYWIQLGGLEQQSCSHYILTKSVQKNLQDLARIISIGKLPILLRGPTSAGKTSLIDYVARRSGNRCLRINNHEHTDLQEYIGTYAADLEGKLTFQEGVLVQAMRQG